A stretch of Aedes aegypti strain LVP_AGWG chromosome 2, AaegL5.0 Primary Assembly, whole genome shotgun sequence DNA encodes these proteins:
- the LOC5573850 gene encoding alpha-ketoglutarate-dependent dioxygenase alkB homolog 4: MDHPRPCGCKGRRTCLSCEKDFEIERVDFLKIFKSSKAYSYCPRCHKIYPGWDTAKVMAEHDRNHGGDAGEDYPGVYIDLDFLSESEEAELMKGIDEMPWDMSQSGRRKQNFGPKTNFKKTKIKVGNFEGFPKFSEFVQRKFDQVPLMKGFQSIEQCSLEYNPEKGASIDPHIDDCWIWGERIVTVNFLSDSVLTMSRYRKEDGKNRYNLDFVDRYKDKLIGELVDEETMDKFDDRIVRIPMPRRSLLILYGPPRYQWEHSVLREDITERRVCLAYREFTPMYLEDGNEYSKSEEIFRLAKNFWNHLEVITSS; encoded by the exons ATGGATCATCCTCGGCCGTGCGGTTGTAAAGGCCGCCGAACTTGTCTCAGCTGTGAGAAGGATTTCGAAATAGAACGAGTGGATTTCCTTAAAATATTCAAG AGCAGCAAAGCCTATTCCTACTGTCCGCGGTGCCATAAGATTTACCCAGGATGGGACACTGCCAAGGTAATGGCCGAACATGATCGCAATCATGGGGGTGATGCTGGGGAAGACTACCCCGGAGTGTACATAGATCTGGACTTTTTGTCCGAGTCGGAGGAAGCCGAACTGATGAAGGGCATTGACGAGATGCCCTGGGACATGTCGCAGAGCGGTAGACGGAAGCAGAACTTTGGCCCCAAGACCAATTTCAAGAAGACCAAGATTAAGGTGGGAAATTTCGAAGGGTTCCCAAAGTTTTCGGAATTCGTTCAGCGCAAGTTCGATCAAGTTCCGCTGATGAAGGGGTTCCAATCGATAGAACAGTGCTCGCTGGAGTACAACCCGGAAAAAGGTGCTTCCATCGATCCCCATATTGACGATTGCTGGATCTGGGGCGAGCGGATCGTTACGGTGAACTTCCTCAGCGATTCAGTGCTGACCATGTCCCGATATCGCAAAGAAGATGGCAAGAATCGATACAATTTGGATTTTGTTGATCGATACAAGGATAAACTGATTGGCGAGCTAGTGGACGAGGAAACGATGGACAAGTTCGATGATCGAATAGTTAGGATTCCAATGCCAAG GCGCTCGCTTTTGATTCTCTATGGACCCCCAAGATACCAGTGGGAACATTCGGTATTACGAGAAGATATCACCGAACGTAGGGTGTGCTTGGCGTATCGGGAATTCACGCCCATGTACCTGGAGGATGGCAATGAATACAGCaaaagtgaagaaatttttcgattaGCGAAAAACTTTTGGAACCATTTAGAAGTTATCACTAGCAGTTGA